A single window of Pseudomonas lijiangensis DNA harbors:
- a CDS encoding C40 family peptidase, translated as MSITLRLAVISIAALLGACASSPPPQPRVVQRPVLSAPPQILSQAAEDVLFRALGLVGTPYRWGGNTPDSGFDCSGLIGYVYRDAAGISLPRSTRDMIVMGAPNVGREQLQSGDLVFFATSGGSQVSHAGIYVGEGRFVHAPATGGTVKLDSLDKPYWQKSYLNAKRVIQPSNLAQNAQLHN; from the coding sequence GCTGGGTGCATGTGCCAGCTCGCCACCTCCTCAGCCCCGTGTCGTTCAGCGCCCGGTGCTTTCTGCTCCCCCGCAAATTCTTTCCCAGGCTGCCGAAGACGTACTGTTTCGTGCGCTCGGGCTGGTTGGCACGCCTTATCGCTGGGGCGGCAATACACCGGATTCGGGTTTCGACTGCAGTGGTCTGATCGGCTATGTCTATCGTGACGCGGCGGGTATCTCGTTGCCGCGCTCGACCCGCGACATGATTGTGATGGGCGCGCCGAATGTCGGGCGTGAACAGCTGCAATCCGGTGATCTGGTGTTCTTCGCCACTTCCGGTGGCTCGCAGGTTTCCCATGCGGGTATTTACGTCGGCGAAGGCCGCTTCGTTCATGCACCGGCAACCGGTGGCACGGTGAAACTGGACAGCCTGGACAAGCCTTATTGGCAGAAGTCCTACCTCAACGCCAAGCGCGTCATCCAGCCTTCGAACCTCGCTCAGAACGCACAACTGCATAATTAA